The Streptomyces kanamyceticus DNA segment GATCGCGCTGGAGCCCTATTACGACTCGTACGCCGCCTCGATCGCGCTGGCGGGCGGCGCCCGCGTGCCGGTCACCCTGCGCCCGCGCGGTGGCCGCTTCCGCCTCGACCTGGACGAGCTGCGCGACGCGGTCACCGACCGCACCCGGCTGATCCTCCTGAACACCCCGCACAACCCCACCGGCACGGTGCTCACCCGTGCCGAGCTCACCGAGATCGCGAAGCTGGCCGTCGAGCGCGACCTGCTCGTCGTCACCGACGAGGTCTACGAACACCTCGTCTTCGACGACGCCGAGCACATCCCGCTCGCCTCCTTCCCCGGCATGCGCGAGCGCACGGTCACCATCGGCTCGGCGGGCAAGACGTTCTCGTTCACCGGCTGGAAGGTCGGCTGGGTGACGGCAACGCCGGAGCTGGTCGGCGCCGTCCGCTCGGCGAAGCAGTTCCTCACGTACGTCTCCTCGGGCCCCTTCCAGTACGCGATCGCCGAGGCGCTCGCGCTGCCCGACTCCTACTTCGCCGACTTCCGCGCGGACATGCTGGCCAAGCGGGACCTGCTGAGCGAGGGCCTGCGGGCGGCGGGCTTCGACGTGTACGTCCCGGCCGGGACGTACTTCGTGACCACCGACATCACACCGCTCGGCGAGAGCGACGGCTTCGCCTTCTGCCGCTCGCTCCCGGAGCGGGCGGGCGTGGTCGCCATCCCCAACGCGGTCTTCTACGACCACCGGGACGCGGGCGCCCCCTTCGTACGGTTCGCCTTCTGCAAGCGGACGTCCGTCCTGGAGGAGGCCGTGTCCCGGCTGAAGTCGCTGGCGGGCTAGGGCTCTGCCGGACTGACGGGCCTACCCCGCACGGGTCCCCCGAGTCGCGCCCGCGGCGGGGGGCCCGCAG contains these protein-coding regions:
- a CDS encoding pyridoxal phosphate-dependent aminotransferase → MAAMTSTSGSGRPLLNRRLAEFGTTIFAEMSALAVKTGAINLGQGFPDTDGPESVREAAVRALRDGRGNQYPPGPGVPELRTAIAEHQLARYALTYDPDREVLVTAGATEAIAASLLALVEPGDEVIALEPYYDSYAASIALAGGARVPVTLRPRGGRFRLDLDELRDAVTDRTRLILLNTPHNPTGTVLTRAELTEIAKLAVERDLLVVTDEVYEHLVFDDAEHIPLASFPGMRERTVTIGSAGKTFSFTGWKVGWVTATPELVGAVRSAKQFLTYVSSGPFQYAIAEALALPDSYFADFRADMLAKRDLLSEGLRAAGFDVYVPAGTYFVTTDITPLGESDGFAFCRSLPERAGVVAIPNAVFYDHRDAGAPFVRFAFCKRTSVLEEAVSRLKSLAG